Part of the Olsenella profusa DSM 13989 genome, CTCCACCTTCCACATGACGGGCGTACCGGCGTCGTCCAGGCGCACGCCCTCGAGCACCATGGCGTGGGTCATGAGGCTCTCGCCATAGTCCAGGCGCTCGCCCCTGTCGAGCGCGCCGGCCACGGGGAAGCCCATGAGCGTGTCGATGTCGATGGCCGCCGGATCCATGATGCCCTCGTCGCGCAGGTAGCTCTGATCGACGTCACAGCCAAACCACACGGGCAGGCCGTCCTTGAGCTGGGCGATGGCCACGCGCTTGAGCTCGTCGATGGGGAGGTTGAGGTGGCGCACGGTGCCATCCTCCCACACGTTGCCCAGGCGGCTCACGGTGAAGCTCCTGTGGTAGGGCTTGTCGGCGGTGGGGGCGCTGATGAGCGAGACGTAGTCGTCGAGCTCCATGCCCACGGCCGCCTCGAAGAACTCCTGGGGCGTGAAGGTGCCACAGAGCACGACCTTGTCGTCCTTGTCGCGCAGGCGCACGTCAAAGTGGAGGGGAGGTTCGCCCAGGCAGGTCACGAGCAGGTGATAGACCTCGTCCATCATCTCCTTCTTCATGGCGCGCAGGTCATCCTCGCCGGTGCCGGAGGCGGCCGTCTCTCTCAGGCGCCTGGTGGCGCCACGCAGGTAGCGCGTGAGATAGGCGTCCATCTCGTGCGTGTTGCGCGAGCAGGCGGTCTCGGGCATGGCCTCCTTGGGCACCACGCCGTACTTCCTCACGAGGCTCCGGAACATGTCCCACTGCCCGCCATCGCCGATGGGGTCGGACAGGAGGTGGGCCATCAGGCGGTCGCCAAGGGGCTCGTCGAGCGTGTCCAGGATGTTCTCGAGAAACCAGTTGCTCTTCTCGAGCTTGTCGAAGAGGAGGGGGTAGGCCTGCGAGAGCTCGAAGGTCTTGAGGTTGAACCTCTTGATGGTGCGGTAGCGCATGGTGTTGAGGCTTGCGAACATCCAGCAGCGGCCGGAACGTTCCTGGTCGGTGCGGTCTCCCTGGGTGACCTCGATGTCGAACTGAAGCGTGTTGTTGGCGATGGCCTCGGGCACGCGTGCGGCAGTGCGGATGCCGGCGGAGCTTACGGCATTCTTGGCGACGACGCTGGTACGGTCGGTGTCGAAGGCCTCGCGCGAGGCCGTGATGTCGTCGGGGGTGATGCTCTTCATGGTGTCCACAGGGACTCCTTTCGGATGGTGGAAGGCGGACGGGCGTACATGTCGAGGATAGCGCACGCGCCGTGACCAGGCTCCGCCGGCTGGCCGCGCCGAGCGCTATACTCAGGGCACCTTCTACCCCTTTGGCGTCACTGCGTGCCACCTGTCTTGGAGAGGCCTCATGACCCCGTCCGCCGCCGAGCTCGCCCACGGTCTGCCGCCCGCCGCCCGCCGGGTGCTCTGCGTCCTTGAGGCGGCGGGCTTCGAGGCGTGGGTCGTGGGCGGTTGGGTGCGTGACGCGCTGCGGGGCGACACCGCACACGATGTGGACGTCACGGCGAGCGCGCCCTGGCAGGAGACGGCTCGCGTGGCGCGATCGGCAGGCCTCGTCGTGCACGAGACGGGCTGTGCCCACGGCACGGTGACCGTGGTGGCCGATGGCATGCCCATCGAGGTGACCACCTTCCGCCAGGAGGGCGCCTACAGCGACCATCGCCATCCCGACAGCGTGAGCTTCGTGGACGACGTGCGGCTCGACCTTGCGCGACGCGACTTTACCATCAATGCGATGGCGTTCCATCCC contains:
- a CDS encoding aminopeptidase C, which gives rise to MDTMKSITPDDITASREAFDTDRTSVVAKNAVSSAGIRTAARVPEAIANNTLQFDIEVTQGDRTDQERSGRCWMFASLNTMRYRTIKRFNLKTFELSQAYPLLFDKLEKSNWFLENILDTLDEPLGDRLMAHLLSDPIGDGGQWDMFRSLVRKYGVVPKEAMPETACSRNTHEMDAYLTRYLRGATRRLRETAASGTGEDDLRAMKKEMMDEVYHLLVTCLGEPPLHFDVRLRDKDDKVVLCGTFTPQEFFEAAVGMELDDYVSLISAPTADKPYHRSFTVSRLGNVWEDGTVRHLNLPIDELKRVAIAQLKDGLPVWFGCDVDQSYLRDEGIMDPAAIDIDTLMGFPVAGALDRGERLDYGESLMTHAMVLEGVRLDDAGTPVMWKVENSWGKDHGRDGFDTLSDAWFDEYVYQVVVDRKYLTDEERAAYDAKPIELLPWDPMGSLAH